In a genomic window of Veillonellales bacterium:
- a CDS encoding glycosyltransferase family 9 protein produces MSSLKILVINLMHIGDLLLVTPVLRTLRTNYPQAHIALLADAKLSDLVKYNQNIDELIAIDKKGYHNKLGNYIHFIAEIRQRRFNLVINLHANERASFIAAFSGAGRIIGYSSWGLGKMFQYCIKNRKAVKHQIHSHFDVLKEGLGITRIDDRGIEMWLDEAAEKSADEIWSQSFPPNPSSSCPSRLRGSNQSDNSNPPVIGLNIGASWPTKRWLKEYYAELADRLLEKNLGVAYFGGPMDEELVQQTIALMRHKDHPLLRIFTGRLTLLELAALLKKCAVFVTNDSGPMHIAVAMDVPLVTMFGASPVPGFYPYNNKSILIKTPAECHPCGVHTCEHLKCMKQIPVDIVLQHTLKLLERYGNQVGHVPRDPGQYQCQIIEL; encoded by the coding sequence ATGTCATCTTTAAAAATACTTGTCATCAACCTAATGCATATCGGGGATCTGCTGCTGGTCACCCCCGTTCTGCGCACACTGCGTACCAATTATCCCCAGGCTCATATCGCCCTGCTGGCGGATGCCAAACTCAGCGATCTGGTAAAATACAATCAAAATATTGATGAATTAATTGCAATTGATAAAAAAGGCTATCATAATAAATTGGGCAACTATATTCACTTTATCGCTGAGATACGCCAGCGCCGGTTTAATCTGGTGATCAACCTCCACGCCAATGAGAGGGCTTCGTTTATTGCCGCTTTCAGCGGCGCCGGCCGGATTATCGGCTATTCCTCCTGGGGACTGGGGAAAATGTTTCAATATTGCATTAAAAACCGCAAAGCCGTCAAGCACCAGATTCATTCCCACTTTGATGTCTTAAAAGAAGGCCTGGGCATTACCCGCATTGACGACCGGGGAATCGAGATGTGGCTGGACGAAGCGGCCGAAAAAAGTGCGGACGAAATCTGGTCCCAATCCTTCCCCCCCAATCCATCTTCTTCGTGTCCTTCGCGCCTTCGCGGTTCCAATCAATCCGATAACTCCAATCCTCCCGTCATCGGTCTCAACATCGGCGCTTCCTGGCCCACCAAACGCTGGCTGAAGGAATACTATGCCGAACTGGCTGACCGTCTGCTGGAGAAGAACCTTGGCGTAGCCTATTTCGGCGGCCCTATGGACGAAGAACTGGTTCAGCAAACCATCGCCTTGATGCGGCACAAAGACCACCCTTTGCTCCGGATATTCACCGGCAGGCTGACTCTGCTGGAACTGGCGGCACTGCTGAAAAAATGTGCCGTCTTCGTCACCAACGATTCCGGCCCGATGCACATTGCCGTGGCCATGGACGTGCCCCTTGTCACCATGTTCGGTGCCTCGCCGGTTCCCGGTTTTTACCCCTACAATAACAAGAGCATTTTGATTAAGACTCCGGCAGAGTGCCATCCCTGCGGGGTGCATACCTGCGAGCACCTGAAATGCATGAAGCAGATTCCAGTGGATATTGTGCTGCAGCATACCTTGAAACTGCTTGAACGGTACGGTAACCAAGTGGGTCACGTTCCCCGGGACCCGGGACAATATCAATGTCAAATCATCGAATTATAA
- a CDS encoding glycosyltransferase family 2 protein, whose protein sequence is MKLTVLILAKNEEKNIRACIESALFADEIIVIDDFSTDNTANIAQELGAKVVQRAMNGDWGSQQTFAIQQAATDWIFFLDADERITPELAAEVQAAVKRNEPYTYLVPRLNHTMGNVLRHGGWYPDYGIHLLLREGSYVEGFVHPQIVHQHPLKKIAKPMIHYPYANWESYFNKLNLYTKLAAEKNKKKGKRANFFLDIMIRPYFAFFKMYILKAGWRDGRIGFILAVFHFFYTMAKYVKLYYIQDINDDKK, encoded by the coding sequence ATGAAGCTGACAGTCCTTATATTGGCCAAGAATGAAGAAAAAAACATACGGGCCTGTATCGAAAGCGCATTATTTGCCGATGAAATCATTGTCATTGATGATTTCAGCACCGACAACACGGCTAACATTGCCCAAGAACTAGGTGCGAAAGTAGTGCAGCGAGCCATGAACGGCGACTGGGGCTCTCAGCAGACCTTTGCCATTCAGCAGGCAGCGACGGACTGGATTTTTTTCCTCGATGCCGACGAGCGGATTACCCCGGAGCTTGCTGCCGAAGTGCAGGCTGCAGTGAAACGCAATGAACCCTATACCTATCTGGTGCCCCGGCTGAATCATACTATGGGAAATGTGCTGCGGCACGGCGGCTGGTATCCTGATTATGGCATTCATCTTTTGCTGCGGGAAGGAAGCTATGTGGAAGGGTTTGTTCATCCGCAAATCGTTCACCAGCACCCATTAAAAAAAATCGCCAAACCGATGATCCATTACCCCTACGCCAATTGGGAAAGTTATTTTAACAAACTGAATCTGTATACCAAGCTGGCGGCTGAAAAAAACAAGAAAAAAGGGAAACGGGCCAACTTCTTTTTGGATATCATGATCCGGCCTTATTTTGCCTTTTTTAAAATGTATATTTTGAAAGCCGGCTGGCGGGACGGGAGAATCGGTTTTATTTTGGCGGTATTTCACTTTTTTTATACGATGGCCAAATATGTAAAATTGTATTATATTCAAGATATAAACGATGACAAAAAGTAA
- a CDS encoding D-sedoheptulose 7-phosphate isomerase: protein MSVVEAVQNGCLADIEKFAQICQAALKNGRTIYFCGNGGSAADCQHLAAEFVGRFVKERHGLPAVALTTDTSILTAVGNDYGFDQVFARQVDALVRQGDVVVGISTSGNSANVVRAMDKARLQGAKTIGLTGQQGGKLAKCCDLCLQVPSQVTARIQEAHILIGHIVCELIDEEFA, encoded by the coding sequence ATCAGCGTCGTAGAGGCGGTACAAAATGGTTGTCTGGCGGATATAGAAAAATTTGCACAAATTTGTCAGGCAGCGCTGAAAAACGGCAGAACCATATATTTTTGCGGCAACGGCGGCAGTGCCGCCGATTGTCAGCATCTTGCCGCTGAATTCGTCGGCCGGTTTGTTAAGGAGCGTCACGGACTTCCGGCCGTTGCTTTGACCACCGATACTTCCATTTTGACGGCTGTCGGTAATGATTACGGCTTTGATCAGGTATTCGCCCGGCAAGTGGATGCTTTGGTCCGCCAGGGGGATGTGGTCGTAGGCATTTCCACCTCCGGCAATAGCGCCAATGTGGTGCGGGCTATGGACAAAGCCAGGCTTCAGGGCGCCAAAACCATCGGCCTGACAGGCCAGCAAGGCGGCAAACTGGCGAAATGCTGTGACCTTTGCCTGCAGGTTCCCTCCCAAGTCACTGCCAGAATCCAGGAAGCTCATATTCTCATTGGCCATATTGTCTGTGAATTGATCGATGAAGAATTTGCATAA
- the rfaE1 gene encoding D-glycero-beta-D-manno-heptose-7-phosphate kinase, with amino-acid sequence MYRNYNKIKAFVEEQVTQCTVLVVGDVMLDKYYFGEVKRISPEAPVPVTRVMQEKETLGGAGNVAHNLARLGCRTLLAGAVGNDIHCDSLCRLLDERNIIHEGLVAKDGPTTTKLRVIGGHQQMLRLDFEETSPVGDEVETKILYYVDKALQQKAGSVILSDYGKGICTSRVCQAIISKCAEYHIPVIIDPKGSNWHKYTGASFITPNIKELNEVSKNEVTNEDEPVKQAAQTIRRKFRIKNMMVTRSEKGLSLVGAKRCVHIPTLAQEVFDVSGAGDTVIAVMGAALSAGLDPVDSAYLANMAAGVVVGKLGTYAISRQELLEALENTN; translated from the coding sequence ATGTATCGAAACTATAACAAAATAAAAGCTTTTGTCGAGGAGCAAGTAACACAATGCACCGTATTGGTAGTCGGCGATGTCATGCTGGACAAATATTACTTCGGCGAAGTCAAACGGATTTCACCTGAAGCTCCGGTTCCGGTGACACGGGTCATGCAGGAAAAAGAGACGCTGGGCGGTGCGGGCAATGTCGCCCACAACCTGGCACGCTTAGGCTGCCGGACGCTGCTGGCGGGCGCAGTGGGGAATGACATCCATTGCGATAGCTTATGCCGGTTATTGGATGAGAGAAACATTATACACGAGGGTTTAGTGGCAAAAGACGGTCCCACCACTACCAAGCTTCGCGTGATCGGCGGCCATCAGCAAATGCTTCGCCTGGACTTTGAAGAGACTTCTCCGGTTGGGGATGAGGTTGAAACAAAGATTCTGTACTATGTAGATAAAGCATTGCAGCAAAAGGCCGGCAGTGTAATCTTGTCGGATTATGGCAAAGGCATCTGTACCTCCCGGGTATGCCAAGCCATTATCAGTAAGTGTGCCGAGTATCATATTCCGGTCATCATTGATCCCAAAGGAAGCAACTGGCATAAATATACGGGAGCATCTTTCATTACTCCCAATATAAAAGAACTGAACGAAGTTTCGAAAAATGAAGTTACCAATGAAGATGAACCGGTAAAGCAAGCCGCTCAGACTATCAGGCGGAAATTCCGGATTAAAAATATGATGGTGACTCGCTCTGAAAAAGGGCTAAGCCTCGTCGGTGCCAAACGATGCGTTCATATTCCCACCCTGGCCCAGGAAGTATTCGATGTCTCCGGTGCCGGGGATACGGTCATCGCCGTCATGGGAGCCGCCTTGTCAGCCGGTCTCGACCCGGTAGACTCAGCCTACCTTGCCAACATGGCCGCCGGCGTCGTCGTCGGCAAGTTAGGCACCTACGCCATCAGCCGGCAAGAACTGCTGGAAGCGTTGGAAAATACAAATTGA
- the rfaD gene encoding ADP-glyceromanno-heptose 6-epimerase — MIIVTGGAGFVGSNLVKGLNEKGCDNILVVDNLGEGDKFKNLVPLKFSDYSDKRDFICDIEEGAFDDEKIEAVFHIGACSDTMEYNANYMMDNNYQYSKSLLHFCLRRKIPFIYASSASVYGSGLKGFRESGECESALNVYAFSKMQFDRYVTRLLPDAESQIVGLRFFNVFGPQEIHKGRMASIVYQLYNQIVKDGVAHLFTGTDGYGDGEQERDFIYVKDVVKVNLFFRQHPDRSGIFNCGTGKARSFNDVASSIIEAKNHGKIEYIPFPESLKGKYQSFTQADTTKLCTAGGYDGGFMNLETAVADYCRYLDKNKGYLS; from the coding sequence ATGATCATCGTTACCGGTGGTGCCGGATTTGTCGGCAGCAATCTTGTCAAAGGCCTGAACGAAAAAGGCTGCGACAACATCCTGGTGGTGGACAACCTGGGAGAAGGGGATAAATTTAAGAACCTGGTTCCCCTGAAGTTTTCCGACTATAGCGACAAGCGGGATTTTATTTGCGATATAGAAGAAGGCGCATTTGACGATGAAAAAATCGAAGCCGTCTTCCATATCGGCGCCTGTTCCGACACCATGGAATACAACGCCAATTATATGATGGACAACAACTATCAGTATAGCAAATCATTGCTGCATTTTTGTCTGCGCCGGAAAATTCCTTTTATATATGCTTCCTCCGCTTCCGTCTATGGCAGCGGTTTGAAAGGTTTTCGTGAAAGCGGCGAATGTGAAAGCGCCCTCAACGTTTATGCTTTTTCCAAGATGCAGTTCGACCGTTATGTGACTCGCCTCTTGCCTGACGCGGAAAGCCAAATAGTTGGGCTGCGTTTCTTTAATGTCTTCGGTCCCCAGGAAATTCATAAAGGCCGGATGGCGTCTATTGTTTATCAGCTTTACAATCAGATTGTAAAAGACGGCGTCGCCCATTTGTTTACCGGCACCGACGGCTATGGGGACGGCGAACAGGAACGGGACTTTATCTATGTAAAAGACGTGGTAAAAGTCAACTTGTTTTTCCGGCAGCATCCGGACCGGAGCGGCATCTTCAACTGCGGCACCGGCAAAGCCCGCAGCTTTAACGATGTGGCCAGCAGCATCATTGAGGCCAAGAACCACGGCAAGATTGAGTATATCCCCTTCCCGGAAAGCCTGAAAGGAAAATATCAAAGCTTCACCCAGGCCGATACTACTAAGCTTTGTACCGCAGGCGGCTACGACGGCGGCTTCATGAACCTGGAAACAGCCGTTGCCGACTACTGCCGCTATCTTGACAAAAACAAGGGATACTTATCATGA
- a CDS encoding HAD family hydrolase, whose product MTNLKPAVFFDRDGVLNIDHGYVYRSEDFEWMPGAIAAIKHFNDQGCLVFVITNQSGIARGYYTEQDFQKLNEFMERELVKHNAHIDAFYYCPHHKDGIIPQYTKDCTCRKPQPGMLLKAMEEWPVDKDRSILIGDKPSDMEAAKAAGIPGYLYQGSNLYDFVLKIF is encoded by the coding sequence ATGACCAACTTAAAGCCAGCCGTATTCTTCGATCGGGACGGTGTACTTAATATCGATCACGGCTATGTGTACCGTTCGGAAGACTTTGAATGGATGCCCGGTGCCATTGCTGCCATTAAGCATTTTAATGATCAAGGCTGCCTTGTCTTCGTCATTACCAACCAAAGCGGCATTGCCAGGGGCTATTATACCGAGCAGGATTTTCAAAAGCTCAATGAGTTTATGGAGCGGGAACTGGTAAAACACAACGCCCACATTGATGCTTTTTACTACTGTCCCCATCACAAGGACGGCATCATTCCTCAATACACCAAGGATTGCACCTGCCGCAAGCCCCAGCCGGGCATGCTGCTCAAAGCCATGGAGGAATGGCCGGTAGACAAAGATCGGTCAATTCTTATCGGCGATAAGCCTTCCGATATGGAAGCGGCCAAAGCCGCCGGCATACCGGGCTATTTATATCAGGGAAGCAATCTTTATGACTTTGTTCTGAAAATTTTCTAG
- a CDS encoding glycosyltransferase family 9 protein: MSNQYRNILVHSLVNIGDVLLSTSAVALLRQVYPDAKITMMVRPAAAQLVTNNPVIDEAIIYDYKAKHKSFGKMWQMAQRLRSKHFDLSISFDRKLRPALLTWLAGIPVRVGPDKVFDDKPSRVTMLYTRTIPLRHDIVNTLQAETYQAIIRGFTGTTGSAKPVMARIMPENEEKAGELLASLLPGSDSGSVFNKKDQFVGDGIIVPPCNDKSPENNSTKNILSSRGATATRRSPGPQTFFHDTLCKQSQPDAQLSRPLRIALCVKGTFPLKTWPKERFAAVADQLAAQYTAQFFIIGAPEDRDYADEVIAFAKTPIANFCGQTSLVDLAALLQKTDLLVTVDTGTAHIAATVGVSMIVIYGCTSPKRWHPINPNAVVLTSNESCCPCAIPAEACPERRCLQHINVEDVTLEVQKKL; this comes from the coding sequence ATGTCTAATCAATATCGCAACATCCTGGTCCATTCCCTGGTTAACATTGGCGACGTCCTGTTATCTACCAGCGCCGTTGCTCTGTTGCGCCAAGTATACCCTGACGCTAAAATCACCATGATGGTTAGACCGGCAGCAGCTCAGCTGGTGACCAATAATCCCGTCATTGACGAAGCCATCATCTACGACTACAAAGCAAAGCACAAATCCTTCGGGAAAATGTGGCAAATGGCACAACGCCTGCGGTCAAAGCACTTTGATCTCAGTATTTCTTTTGACCGCAAGCTTCGTCCGGCTTTACTCACCTGGCTGGCAGGCATTCCGGTGCGAGTGGGACCGGACAAAGTGTTTGACGACAAACCAAGCCGGGTGACCATGCTCTATACCCGAACCATTCCCCTCCGCCACGACATTGTCAACACCCTCCAGGCCGAAACCTATCAGGCCATCATCCGCGGCTTTACCGGAACAACCGGTTCCGCCAAGCCCGTCATGGCCCGCATCATGCCGGAAAACGAAGAGAAAGCCGGAGAACTGTTAGCGTCACTACTCCCCGGCAGCGATTCTGGTTCTGTCTTTAACAAGAAAGATCAGTTTGTTGGAGATGGTATCATCGTACCTCCTTGCAATGACAAATCACCTGAGAATAACAGCACAAAAAACATTCTGTCATCGCGAGGAGCGACAGCGACGCGGCGATCTCCGGGGCCACAGACATTCTTTCATGATACTCTGTGCAAGCAATCTCAGCCCGACGCACAGCTATCACGGCCGCTTCGCATCGCACTCTGTGTCAAAGGCACCTTTCCTCTGAAAACTTGGCCGAAAGAACGGTTTGCCGCAGTGGCGGACCAATTAGCCGCCCAATACACGGCCCAATTCTTCATTATCGGCGCTCCGGAAGACAGGGACTATGCCGATGAAGTTATTGCTTTTGCCAAAACGCCTATTGCCAATTTCTGCGGCCAAACCAGCCTGGTAGACTTAGCGGCTTTGCTGCAAAAGACGGATTTATTGGTAACAGTGGATACGGGAACGGCACATATCGCCGCAACAGTCGGAGTGTCTATGATAGTGATTTATGGCTGTACTTCTCCCAAACGCTGGCATCCTATCAATCCTAACGCAGTTGTTCTTACCAGTAATGAATCGTGCTGCCCCTGCGCAATTCCGGCGGAGGCTTGTCCGGAACGGCGCTGCCTTCAGCATATTAATGTAGAGGATGTTACTCTGGAGGTTCAAAAAAAATTATAA
- a CDS encoding glycosyltransferase family 9 protein → MEHLKYSLKNVKKIAVFQRASLGDTLLATPTLRAIKETCPNSRTVILAKPAAKDILDGHPLVDDLLLYKKGDSVFPIIKKIWRADLALVLDSHYRSSFFAWLARIPVRVGRSPVNKSFLTHQVTGTPNCDTYEVENTLAVARFAGIDTKNYQLEMAPVRSHEKEKVHQLLQRTGVKDSDKNFVILAPYSLSDIKDWPSSNYQKVIEFLRIHGYIPIIVSGRENRERADELKGAINFAGRMNLRETTYLISLSQLVICGCTSVLHLAATTHTPQIALYGPTTPVQWAPRTRCIVISKFLDCSPCYGTVAVCPKGKMCIESIEVDEVLSAICKVLNITKH, encoded by the coding sequence ATGGAACATCTAAAATACAGTCTGAAGAATGTAAAAAAAATAGCCGTTTTTCAACGCGCCAGTTTGGGAGATACTTTATTAGCCACTCCTACATTGAGGGCTATTAAAGAGACCTGCCCTAATAGTCGAACTGTTATTTTAGCCAAACCGGCTGCTAAAGATATCTTAGATGGACATCCTCTTGTTGATGATTTACTGCTGTATAAAAAAGGGGATAGCGTTTTTCCTATCATTAAAAAAATATGGCGGGCTGATCTTGCCTTGGTATTAGACTCTCATTATCGTTCCAGTTTTTTTGCCTGGTTAGCACGAATTCCGGTAAGAGTCGGGCGCAGCCCTGTAAATAAATCTTTTTTGACCCATCAAGTAACGGGGACGCCTAATTGTGATACTTATGAAGTGGAAAATACATTGGCTGTGGCGCGTTTTGCGGGAATTGATACAAAAAATTATCAATTAGAAATGGCTCCTGTTCGCAGCCATGAAAAAGAGAAAGTACACCAGTTATTGCAGAGGACAGGAGTAAAGGATTCAGACAAGAATTTTGTGATACTAGCACCGTACTCGTTATCTGACATAAAAGACTGGCCTTCATCAAATTATCAAAAGGTTATTGAGTTCTTGCGAATACATGGGTATATTCCTATTATAGTAAGCGGCAGGGAAAATCGGGAGCGTGCCGATGAGTTAAAAGGAGCTATTAACTTTGCCGGCAGGATGAATCTGCGGGAAACAACATACTTAATTAGTTTATCTCAATTAGTTATATGCGGCTGTACCTCGGTGCTGCATCTTGCAGCAACAACTCATACTCCGCAAATTGCTTTATATGGTCCAACAACACCTGTGCAATGGGCTCCCCGTACTAGGTGTATTGTTATTAGTAAATTTCTTGACTGTTCACCTTGTTATGGCACAGTAGCAGTTTGCCCAAAGGGGAAAATGTGTATAGAATCTATAGAAGTTGATGAAGTATTATCTGCCATTTGTAAAGTTTTAAATATAACCAAGCATTAA